CCACAAACCGCCGCAAATATCAGGGCATGCAAGCGCATGCCCACCAGCAGGTCCATATTGCCCACCAAGGAGATCATTTGCGGCACGGTTAGCTTTTCACTGATGATTGTATGCGGCTCCTTCATTATCGCCGCCACTTCCCGGGAGGCCACCAAATCCGCCGGGCTGTGCATGGGCACAAAAACTATAGTCAGACCCGCCCGGACAAGGCGGTCGCAGGCCTTGGCCAGCTCTATCTCCCACATGACCGCACCCGGCAGCGGGCGCACTGAAACCCCAACAACGCCCGTTCCCGCCGTTATGTCATAACGTTTCAATATTTCCGCTCCGGCGGATAGGTCAATATCGTCAAGACGCAGGCCCAATACCGGATCGGCGGTCACTTCCACAGGCCGCCGCACCCCCATGGCCCGTAAGTCTTGCAACGACTCTTCATCACGCACGGTGACGGCTTGCACACGCCGGGTGGTGATGCCCACCAACCGCCGGCCTGTTTTGGTGGTCACCGGGCCGATGCCCTGGGCATAATACATCACGGGCCGGCGAAACAGCCGGGCCAGCCAAATCACCCCCAGGTAGTACAGCAGGCTTCGCGGACCGGTAACATCCTGCAGCAGGCTTCCCCCGCCGCTGATTAAAAGATCCGCCCGCCGGATCACCCCGGCCACCTCCCGCATATTCCAGCGATCCACCGCGTGCACCCCGTAGTCCCGAGCGGTAGCCTCGGGGTCATTGGACAGCACGGTGATTGTAAGACCGGGGATGTCGTGACGCAGGGAACGTAATATACTATAGAGCACTGCCTCGTCACCCAGGTTGTTGAAACCGTAGTAACCGGATATAACAACCCGGTTATGTCTTTTGTTGGTTTTATTTTCCACGGGATACCCTCTTCGCGCAAAAGATTGATGAATATATTATCTATTAACTTCTGCGGTTGTGCAACCAGCCATTGGTCCTGCTCACGCGGAATAGGCAAAAACTATTGGTTTTTTAGCACATCTTCGCTGTATCGCAGTGATAATTGCAAGTATAGCACTCAGTCCGGAGTTGCCCTCGCTTGATCCGGTGAGATCGCCGCGTCGCCGCCCCTCGCGATGACAGGGGTAAACGTAAGCATCAGATAACGGACGCTCCCTCTGTGTTTTAGAGCAAAAAAAATATTGCACAACGAATTACTTGGTTCGTTGTGCAACGATCTCTTCCATATTCATTGTCCCAAGGCATAGGTTTCTGAAATGGCAAAAATTTAATGTTCAGGGGGCAGCTTAATATTTACTGTTACTTCTTCTGCATCGTCGTCACTGTATATTTTAATATCCATGTTGGGGGAATCACCCAGGAATTCTCTCATTGATTGCAAACTGACACCGGGTTCCCCACTATCAAGAGCACCTAGAATATCCTTTACGGTAACATTTGCAGTACCCTGATTTAATCTAATTTCTTCCGAAAAGCCCATCATGGAAATGCTGGCCTCGGTCGCGTTTGTGGTTGCTTTGATAGTTAATTCCGTGAACATATCCGTATCATTATAGTCTGTTAAATCAATTGTAAAGACATTATTTACTCCGGGAACCGTAACGGGCCTGCCGTCAACCACAAACGTTACGGATTTAACCAATAAATCCGGTTCTTCCTGGTTGCCGCCAGCGCTGCCGGCGCCACCGCCAACCGTAACAACTTCACCAGCAAAGGAGGCTTCTATAGCATCAACATTATGACTCCCTGCGCCTTCCACTTTCAATTCATTCTCTACTACTACCGGTTTTTCATCTTCATTGTCCGGATCAACGGCCCGAACTTTATAGGTTTTGCCAGGGTAAACCGGCAGCTCAAATGCCCCGCTGGCATCGGTCTTAGCAACAAAGGTGGGATTGGTTGTAAAATACATGGTGGTTTTTTTTATGGGCTTATCGTTATCGCCCATTAATTTACCTTTAAGCACAGCAGCTTTGGTTAAATCAAGGTCCGTCCGGGTCAGCTTTTGATCGGCAACCGCAACATCACTTTTATAGGAAATTTCCGAGTCCGTAACGGCTGTAATATCATATTTTCCAGGCTCAAGCTTAACTTTAAAATTACCCTCGCTGTCAGTTTTGGTTTCTTTCAGCACCTCATAGCTGCCGGCTTCAAATATATTAACTGCAGCATCTTTAACGGCCTGACCGTTATAAGTAACCGCACCTTCCAGACCGGTCTCCCGCACCGGCTGTGTCTCAACCGGCTTTGGACCTCCGGGCGCATATTCCAGGGCGCGGTCCAAAGACGCTACCGCCTCGGCGCGAGTGATGCTTTTTAGAGGCATAAATGTATTATCCGGCATCCCGCGCATCAGCCCCTTTTGGGCCACAGCGCCAATATTGCCCCGGGACCAGTCCGATATCTTAGCGGCGTCTGTAAACGCACTAAGGCCCTCGGTGGTAGTTTCAATATCAAGCAGTCTGACCAGGATACCGGCCACTTCCTGGCGGGTAATGGGGGTGTTGGGCTTGAAAGAGCCATCGGTGTAACCGCCTATGTAACCGGCCTTCTTGGCGGCCGCCACATCACCGCAATACCAGGCGTCAGCCTTTACATCTCCGAAACCGGCCGCGGCTTCTTCTTTATTAATGCCAAAAGCCCGGTTGGTCAGCGCCACGAATTCGGCCCGGCTCACCTGTTGATTGGGCTTGAAGGTGCCGTCCGCATAACCGCCGGCCAGTCCTTTTCCCGACCATTTGTTGATTTGACTCTCCGCCCAGTGGCCGTTCACATCCGTAAAGCCGGCCGCAAAGGCATATCCCGAGGCAGCCAACATCAGAAACGCAGTTAATAATACCGTTAAGTATTTCTTACCATGCATTAAAAACAAATACCTCCTTTGAAATAGCGTCGAAAATTACAATTATACACTTATGGATTCTCTGTACTCAATGCTATTCCCTGCATTCATGTTTAACTACTTTTTTAAAATAATAAGCGGGGCTCCCTCTGTATTTTAGAGCAAAAAAATGTTGCACAACGAACTACTTGGTTCGTTGTGCAACAGCCACTTAAACAGCTTAAATTATTGCTCTACATTTACAGTATAAACAGTTTGATTGGATGTATTTGCCTCATCCTTAACGATTACCTTCAAATCGTCACCGGTCTTATCGCTTAGCGCCACCATCAACTGGTTAATATTGACTGCGTTTAGGATTTCTGCTTTAGCCGGCGGTGCAAGGCTATCCAAATAGTCGTAAACCACAAGGGCCATGGCCATGATAGTTGTCTTTTCCGCATTTTCGCTTATAGCTTCAATAACATCTTTCTCATTAACAGCGTCAATAAGGGCACTGTAGTTGGCAGATGAAGTTATGGCATCATAAAGACCGGTAATGTTAACAGCATTGTAGAAGTCTTCTTTGCAGGTTGATGCGTCAATCGCGGCCAACACGTCTACGCAATCACTGCCAACCAGATCGCTAACGGTTATTGTATCGCTTGGATCGTCAACCCGGCTGTTGTACACATTTACAGCAGGCTGTAATATATCCTTGATTTTCTGCTTGGTTGCCGTATCGGCAGCATTATTGATAGCAGGAATGTTCAAGGCTGCATATATTTCTTTTCTGGCATCATTAGTTAAGTTTTCGTCATCATTTGCTATATCCATTATTTCTTGAAGAACATTTTCATAAAACGCTTGTTTGCTTGAGGAATTTTTAATAGCCTCAAACATCCGGCTGAAGTTTACGGCATCCAGCACATCCTGATGACTTAGACCCACTTCAAGCAGCGCAGCTGCGGTTTGACTGATATTAACACCCGCTATACTGCTGCCCAGTGCAATATCGTTACTACCGTTTTCAAAATTCCAACTGCCAAGCAAACTACCGTTAAGTTTTATTTCCAAGATGCTTTCACCGGAAGGTGAATACAGCTCAATCTCTGAATCGGATAAGTTGCTTGGATTTTTATCTAAGATAATCTTTTTATTCTGTTGATCAATTGTTCCATTGGTAATACTATCAATACGAGGATTTTGCTCCGTGACTGTATACTCAAAAGTTTTCACATGACTGTTCTTCATATTATTTTTAACAGCTATGGCTTTTATAGTGGTGTTTGCATTTACTGTAATCGGTCCTTCATATAAAGTCCCATGTTTTTTAGCAATAGGATTTTTGCCGTCCTTGGTATAGTAGATTACGGCCCCGTTCGTGCTTGTGCTCAACACGACTTCGGTACCCTTGGCTACCGTTCCGGCCTGCGGAGAAGCCGCCGGCGCTTCCACTCTTGCAGCTTTCACAACCCCCCATTTGGAGAAGTGATATACCGTTGCCCTAACTACTTTATTAACTTCGTCCACTGTGGAATCGGCACATTCCCAATCTCCAGTAGTTTCGTTATAATAGAAGATAGCTAATCCGTCACTTGCAGTTCCCTCAAAGGGCAGTGTTATTTCAACCCCATCACTTAAATCAAGGTTGGAGCTAAGTGATACATTGATTACCTTACCCGCTACCTCGAACGTCTGCCCGGTGGTGGGGGTCTCATAATCGTCTTCATCGCATTCGGTAACCGTCACGGTTACGCCACCAGAAATACTCGGTATATTAGTAAAGTCAACGGTTACTCCATCTTCAAAGGCCAAAGGAACTTCATTATCTACTGTCACGTCATCGCCTAACGGCGCTTCTACCCTCAAGATCAGTTTTGCTTTTTGATTATATCCGCTAATGGTGCCTTCAAAGGTGAATACCCCGGCTTTATCAGTGGATACAGTATTGGGCACCCATGTTACAGCAAACTCTTCGGTTGTGTCGTTGCTCATTTTAGCTGTAACTTTATCGGGTAAACTATAACTACCGTTTAAGGCAACTGTAGCCTTGATATCGTCGATAGATTTTATTGTGGGGCTAGAGATACCACCGCCGCCGCCACCGCCGCCGGGTGCCGATGTTAAGCTAAACGGAGCTTTCAGGATACCCACGTCACGGGCGCCGGCAGCTCCTACTGCCACATCTTCGGCGACAAGTACCGGCTCATCGTCCTCTTTACCCGGTTTGTAAACCCGAACGGCGTATTTTTTGTCGGGCAGCACAGCCCCGGTAAAACTACCGTCACTACCCGTGGTAATAACAAATGTGGGGTTGGTGGTAAAGAGCATTGTAGCTTTTTTAACCTTGCTGCCGCTTTTATCGTTCAAAGTACCGGAAATAACCGCCGCGGGCACAAGCTCCAAATCCGCCGCGGCGCTTTTGTCCTGTGCTAAAACGATGTCGCTTTGATAAGCTACGCTGTTGTCTGTAACCACTGTTATATCATATTTACCGGCAGCTAATGCAAATTTATAACAGCCTTTGCTATCGGTTTTGGCTTCTTTCAGCACTGCATAACCATCAGCCTTGAAAACGCGCACGGTGGCGCCGGCAACGGCTTTATCGTCCCGGGTGACGGTTCCTTCCAGGAAAGCATCCTCAACCTCAACCGGCGGCGCCGTTTCCCGGGCCCGGTCCAGGGAAGCCACCGCTTCAGCCCTGGTAATGCTTTTGCCGGGTTGGAAAGTGCCGTCGGGATAACCGGCCATAAAACCGGCCTTTGCAATGGCGCCAATACTGCTGCGAGACCACTGCGGAATCCGGGTGGCATCTTTAAATTTATCCAACCCCTGCGTGGTCGGTTCCAGTTTCAGCAGCCTTACCATAATACTGGCCGCTTCCTGGCGGGAAATAGATTGCTTGGGTTTAAAAGTACCGTCGGGATAACCGCCGGTATAGCCTGACGCACTGGCAGCCGCTATATCGCCATAGTACCACTGCCCCGCGGCCACATCACTAAAATCTGCGGTAAACCCCTTGGTATCAATTCCAAAAGCTCGGTTGACCATAGCTACAAATTCAGCTCTGGTTATTTGATTATTAGGTTTAAAAGTGCCGTCGGAATAACCGCCGGCCAAACCATTTTGCGCCCATTTGTTGATTTGACCCTCGGCCCAATGGCCCGAGGTATCGGAAAATCCTGCCGCAAATGCATATCCGCCCACAGCGAATACCAGGGATAGCGCCATCAAAACCGATATAATGTTTTTCCTGTTAACCACATAATTCACTCCTTTCGTCTAGCAGGGTGAGCACATCTACTACATTTTCAATAATCTCCAACAAACACCCCCTCATATCTTGGATATTTTATCAACTATTGGAATAATATAAAACCAAATGTAAAACTATTTAATTCTACGACAGTATGCGAAACTCCTTCCGACAAAAACAGAATCTTAATATGCCAAAATGCGCACACATCCGCACCTTTCCCGCAAGGCCAAACAAAACGAAAAAAACAGGACGCAAGTCCCGGCTGGAAATTACTTGCGCCCTGCTTATTTTCTCTCATCAGGAATTTATGATTATGTCTACATGTCCGTTTTCAAGCGGGCAAAGAGAATACCAACCCAACTTGGATCATGGATTTATGATTATGTCTACGTGTCCGCTTTCAACGGGTTCCCCCTGTTTACCCTCATCGGGTGCAGTCGAGGTGGAGGTATGGGGCGATGTATTACCCGGCTGCTGCTGCTCCCCACTTATATTGCCGCTGTCGCCACCGGCATTATCTTCACCGCCGGCAATGGATTCATCAACATCTGTCTCAGCAGTACCGGTATTGTCGGCAGGATCAGTACTCTTGGCGGCATCATCGGCATCATTTGCATCAGCGTCCGCGTCCGAAGCCTTCCTCTGCTCCTGCCCTGTGGACCGGTTCGACTCCATAGCCACTTGTTTGGGCGTATCGTTTGAAATTGCCCCCTGCACTACCTCAACGACCTTACCTTCTTCAAACAAAGCCGTGGCAACCTCTCTGGCTTTTTCAGGGTCCACATACCAATAGCTGGCCCCATCATCCAAAAACCAGCCCGGCATCGTTTGCGTTACTATTTGCACGTTATCGAGATTTCTAGCCGCCTTAGCCAGCGCCGCCATTTCCGCCGGCTTCAAATTGGTTTTTACGTTTTTATATATTTGCGGAACAAGCTTGTGCAGCTTGGTAATGGTACCTATTTGCATCGTTTCATTACCAATGGCTGTCAATAATTTAAGCTGGCGCTGGGTACGGGTGATATCTCCCAGTCCATCGTGGCGGAAACGGACGTACTGCAATGCTTTATCCCCATCCAGCTCCTGAACGCCTTCTTTTAAATGAATACTATAAGCACCGCCGTAAGCCTTTTCATCGTAATTCAAGTCGTCTTCGACATCAACCGTAACCCCGCCCAGAGCGTCCACGATATCCTTAAATCCGCCAAAATTAGTTAGCACATAGTAATCCACTGCAACGCCGGTAAGCTCGGACACCTTTTCCATGGCCAGTTCGGGACCGCCGTAGACGTTAGCCGCATTGATTTTATTCACCCCGTGACCCGGAAGATTCACTTTAGTATCGCGCGGTATGGAAAGCAGCGCCACACGGTTATCCTTGTTATTGATATTGGCCAAAATCATGGTATCGGTACGCAGACTGGTTTCATCGCTGCGTTCATCGACCCCCATCATCAGCACATTAATGCCGGGCATTTTGGCAAACTTATCCGCTTCGTCATCAGTGGGATCAAGATCAACCAGAGGCTCACCGGCAATCAAAGGCCACAAAAAATTATTGGCCGCCGCAAAACCACCGGCGAACAGGCCGACCAGAATAAGCGAAAACATAAAAAGACGCAGTTTGCTTTTTAACTTTCTTTTTCTTTTCACGGACATATCTGATAGGACACCTCCCTTTCGCCGCCGCTTACCGTACTAACGGGGCAACTTATTCTAAAAAAACTTAAGTTACTTTCTTCCAGTATGCTTGCAACTGTCATTGCGAGCGCAAGCGAAGCAATCCCAAATGCGCGGCAGGTCCCCAAAGCAATGCGGGCTGTAAAGCGGCGATTGGCTTCGTCGCTTCACTCCCCGCCATGACGGACTTTAAGCGTTGCAGACTGTACTCATAGCCATGACAGGCCAAGCTATTTTTTTATCCTTCCGCTGGTATCGCGTTAATAACATGGACGTCTATAACGACATAATATATCTTTTTGAAGTCTCATTCAATTGTAATTATCGCGCATACCGAAAAACATTTTTATTTTCGACCTAAACGATATGTCCTCAACACCAGCCAGGCAAATCTAGGCAGCACCAACATGCGCCGCCAGCGCGACGGCTCACTGATCAGCCGCCCCAGCCATTCTATTTTTAATTTCTGCATCCACAGGGGCGCTCTGGCTACCCGGCCGGAAATTACGTCCAAACTGCCGCCCACGCCAACAGCCACCACATGGCCAATGCTGTCAATATGGCGATCAATCCATTTTTCCTGGGCCGGAGCCCCCAAGGCCACAAATAACAGCCGCGGTGCTTTTTGTTTTATGGATTGTACAATATCGACTTCCTCATCCGGCTTAAAGTAACCATGCTGTGTTCCGGCTACCTGCAATCCGGGAAAGCGAATGGTTAGTTGTTTTGCCGCTTCTTCAGCCACCCCGGGGGCAGCTCCCAAAAGGTATATTCTCCACCCCTCGGCGGCGGCCCGCTCCACCAGGCGCAGCATCAAATCAATACCGGTAACCCTTTCCGGGAACGGCGTACCGGCCACCCGGCCGGCCCAGACAATGCCCTCCCCGTCGGCGGTAACCAGATCCGCTCTGCCTACCAGTTCCAGCAAAGCATGGTCGGCCCGCACGGCCCGGTAAAGGATTTCAGGGTTCAGAGTGATTACCCGGCGCGGACCTCCAAGCTCTATCAATTCCGCCACCCGGTCAATACATTGGTCCATGGAAAGGCAATCAATTGATGCGTTTAATAGTTTAACTTTCATATGTATCACCCGGTATATTATTTCGACGCAGAAAGCCGGTCATATGTTTCATGAAATAAAGCGCCGCGTAAAAAATTTTATCCAAGCAGATGGACTTATGCTTTTATTTCGACAAAACCGATATATTTCCTGCATATTACCTTGTCCCGGCCAACTCCTTATATACCCGGGCACGCCCCGAACCCAGCCTCGCCCTTTGCAGCCGGGTTAAACCGGCTCCGGAAATAACAGGGAACCGAGTATGCATCCGGTTCCCTGTTGTTTAAATTTGTTATCCCAACGAATATTAATCTATACCTCAACGCCTAGTAAAGGATTTCAATGTCAAAATCGTATCTGTAACTGTCCAGCGATTTATCGTTTTCATCAAAAAAATATGCTCTTACATTATCAACTTTTACATCCTCATCATCAAATTTTTCAGCTATGTCCCGGCAAATATCTTCCACATCATTTCTAATGGTGTTATTGTTTGAATCCGCCCAAAGCTCCGAACAGTCATCATCCCTGGCATCCAAATACACGGTAACCTCGTCATCATCTTTATCGTATTTTATTTGGGATACTATAAATTCCATATTGTCTACATCATATTTATCATTCAAAAGCTCATCTTCCACATCGGAAGCATTACCGCTGTCACCCCGGTAGTCTTCGTCTTTAAAATCAACGTCCAGCCTGTCGTCACCGTCTTTATCGAATTTCACAAGCTCCTCATCATCGTGTGTATCGATGATCACACCTTTAACCACCGTATCTTCAGTTAGCTCATCCTGGATATATTCAGTCAGGTCCTCCAGCCAGTCTTCAATTTCTCTGTCCGTTAAATCTTCCCACTCGTCGCCATAATCCCTTAAATCCACTTCTATCTCTACGTCCACATCATCCTCGTCGCCGTCCAGCTTGATATCCTCTATAGCCACACGTTCCAGTTTATCGTAATCATCCAGCAAATCATCTTCCAAGCCATCTAAATCATCTTTATCGTATTTGTCCTTTTTATCCAGTTGATATTTTAAGTCTTCCACTTGTTTTTTCAGATTAGTTATTTCCTGATCTTTTGCGGTCAGCTGTAATTTTAGGCTGTTGGTTGCCGCGGTGTCGCCACCGATTATCTGAATGGTTTTTGTTTCAGCCTGCCAGTTTATTGTACTGTTTAATGCCTCCCCGGCCACGCGCAGCGGCACATAAGTGACTCCGTTCAATAAAAAAGGCTCCTGGTCGGCTGATACGCTAACTGCTTTTCCATCGGCGTATATCACTATATTATTGTATTGAACCTTAATTTGCTTGCTGGCCACCGATGCCTCGGCCATACCCCCCAAGGCCAACAGTAAAAACCCGGACATAAGCAGTACCATGAATTTCCTTTTCAAAATGATAACCCCTCCTTAATAATTTGACTTGTCGATTAGTTAGACGTCCTAATCCGGCAAGTTGTTCCTTGTACAGTAAAAATTTTATATTTTTATGCTCAGGTCCCGCACCAACGAAAGATTTCCAAGCCACCGTGCGGCGCACTGCCGCTAATCTCCCCGCAACCAGCCCCAGCGCGTGATGAGGAGGTTTTCTCCAATACGCCAAAGGGCAATCAGCGCCAATCCGATAATAATACCTAGCCAGAGGCCGTGCAAGCTGCGGGTCAAAGAAATAAGCAGGGGGGTGTGAATATGGGCATAAGTATTGACCAGAGAAATCTGGCCGATGGCCCCGCCCAACAACAACGGCATATATTGATTGTTCCGGTACCCCAGGTACAGCAACAGCAGCATGAGCGGGTGCCCCAGCAAAAACTCCTTGGTGCGGGGACGCACGCCCAGAATATTATCGAGCAAACTGCGAAACTGTAATTCCCAATCGGATATGGCCGCCGACTCGTTGCCGGTGCGGGAAACATAAACCAGCAGAGCCACCAGCAGTATTCCGCCAACAACGGTAAACTTGACCAGCACCGGTTGCTCTAAAAGGTCCCGCACTTTCTGCTGCCAGCCGCCACCGCCCTTTGCTCCCCTAAAAAAGAATATCACTGCCAGCAACAGCAAAGGGACGACGTGGGCCAGCTTAACCCCGGTAAACTGATCCATTTTTAGCATAAAACCAACATCGCCCAGCAGTCCGACCATTAAAAGCGCCCCGACAAGCGAGTAGAGAGAAGTGCGCAGTAATAACAGCACACTATGGACCACCGAAGCCCCGCCCTGCCGTACATTGAGCATCAGGGACAGGGTGGGGAAAACCACCACGGCAATAAAGGCCATTATCTTGCGGGCCAGGCCGACCATATCCACGGCCAGTAACCCGGTCCAGGCCATAATGCCTATAACACCGCAGCCAAGGGCCGCCACAGGCCAACCCATTGACAGAGCAAGCAGCATCACCCCGGCAATGACCCCCAGCCCGACCACAAACAATAACAAACGGGAAAGCCCCAGGGGCTGCAGCAGAGACGCCTCACCCACTTGCAACCCTTCCGCCTCCAGATTTTGCCGAACCTCTTCGGCCAGCTGTAAATTCGTGGCCAGCATATCCGGCATATCGGCTTTCATGTAGGTATGCAAAAGCAGAACCCTGATGTTGCGCTCCGTGACCGCCAGGTTAAACCGGTCCACCATGGCAGCCAGATCGTAATTTTTCTTGTTATCTTCCTCCAGGGTCAGTGTGTGCAGCCTGACCACGTTCTTGTCCAAAAGCAAGCCCAGTTTCGACAGGCCCACCTGGTTGGTGAACTCAATCTGCACCAGGGGAACCTGCAGTTCCTTCATTAAATATGAAAGCAATTTTACTTGTTCGGGAAAACCGGGCAGCACCGGATCGTTAAACAATACCCCGGATAAATTGGGTATTTTTCTAATCTCCCGAAAAACATAGGTTAAGCCCTCCGGGGTTACCTGATTCCAGGTACGCACCTGCACCATGGCCTGTAATCCGGCTGCATTGACATCCTCCACCGCCCCGGCCGGAAATCCGAGGCCCATTTGTTCAAACAGGCCCCAGTTGTAGGCAACCTCTATAATATAAACACCCGTTTCAGCCGCGCCTTCCCAAAATCTAATCGGTACTTTCTTGGCCTGCAGCTGTCCCTGAATCCTTTGGAACACGTCGGCGTCGGGAATAATTAGATACCGGTGATCCGGTTTAATCTGCGCCCGAAATTGTTCGCCAAATTGCTGCCATATAGCAGCGTTGCCCGGCAACAGCAATTCACTGCCGGTACGCATCAGCAATTCACCGTCAGCCTCGGCACTACTAACGGTGGGCTCTTTAATCAGTACGGTGTTGACTCCCTGTTCCTTGAACTTATTTAACACATCCACCGTGCTCAGGCCGTTCATCCGGGCCAGGGAAGCCGCCTCATCATAGACCACCGACATGGCCACGCTTTGATTATTCGCTTCCAGCCCGTACCTTTGCCAGGCTGTATATCCCGCGGCCAGCAAAGATATAAAAATTATTCCGACCAATATTAACTTCCACTTATTCTCGCGCACAGGCAAAACCTCCAACGGTTTATAGGCAAATAGAAAGACAGGGGAACGCAATATCATTGCAAACGGAACGCATGTCATTGCGAGCGTAAGCGAAGCAATCCCAAACTCCAAAGCAGATCCACCAAAGAAATGCGGGCTGCAAAGCGGAGATTGCCACGTCGCTTCGCTCCTCGCAATGACATATTTTAAGCATCGCGGGTTATATTCATAACCATGACATACTTTCACCTTTCCCAGTGCCATGCTTATTGGCACTGGGCGCTTACTGCATTTGGCGCTATCGGCACTTGGCGCTTATAGCGCTTGGCATGTGTCGGCATTCGGCGCTATTTGCGTTTGGCGGTCATTGGCACTTGACACATACCGGCGTTTAACGTCTAATATCCCTTATCCCGCAGCATATCCGCCTACTGCGGGATATCCGCTTCTTGCAGCATATCCACAAACTCTTTTATCAGCAGATAAGCCGCCCCGTGGCTTAGCGGTTGTCCAGGGTTCATATAATCCTGCCAGTAATCTTCATGCTCCGCGAAAACACCTTTTTCCGCAAGATAATCAAACGATGCTTGCTTGCTTAGATCCATGCCCAGGAATTTAACCAGCATGCGACAGGCATCATAAAGGTTAAAGACATTTCCCTCGGGATACAGAGCAGGATGTTCTTTAATACCCAGACCGGTCTGTTTGGCTGCCTGGTACAGAATATTGATATATCTTTGCTCGGCGATATCCCGGTCCAATTGATAATCATTATTATACCCACCCGAGGCCAGCCCAAGCCCGCGCACTAATTTCAAACCGGCGTAAGCTTCGTGACCGGTCAATTCGTTGGCTATACGGAACGGCTTCAGCTCCATACCCTGTTCGTTTAACCGGCGCTGTAATGCAGTGATTAATGGCCGGCTGCCGGCCATTTCCCGAAAGGTTAATTCGTTTTCCGCCGCCAGGGCCGCTGCCGCACCGGCGGCCTGTCCCGCAGCCATCCCCACGGGAATTGTCCTGGCGCTGCCGTGGGCCAGGGAGTCAAAGCCGGCCGACCGGCCCACCACCAGCAGTCCGTCCACCTGCCGCGGCACCAAGCACCTGAAGGGTACGGCATATTGCTGAGGCGCGCCGATGATGATACCTGGGATACCGGGGTCGGCGGGTTGGATATCTACGGGATATGATCCGAAAGCTATCCTGTCGTCAAAATCCCTGTTTTCCAACACATCATCCAAGGTCAACCGGTACTCGCCCCAAATATGCCTTGACTCGCGCACGTATAACTCGGGGGCCATTCCTCCCGAAACGGCCTTATTTAAACCAGGTATATG
This genomic interval from Desulfoscipio sp. XC116 contains the following:
- the csaB gene encoding polysaccharide pyruvyl transferase CsaB, whose amino-acid sequence is MENKTNKRHNRVVISGYYGFNNLGDEAVLYSILRSLRHDIPGLTITVLSNDPEATARDYGVHAVDRWNMREVAGVIRRADLLISGGGSLLQDVTGPRSLLYYLGVIWLARLFRRPVMYYAQGIGPVTTKTGRRLVGITTRRVQAVTVRDEESLQDLRAMGVRRPVEVTADPVLGLRLDDIDLSAGAEILKRYDITAGTGVVGVSVRPLPGAVMWEIELAKACDRLVRAGLTIVFVPMHSPADLVASREVAAIMKEPHTIISEKLTVPQMISLVGNMDLLVGMRLHALIFAAVCGVPPVGIAYDPKVERFLSRLGLAAAGKPAEIQGQALANLAKIYLADREQLVQDMARKLNDLQKNADYTVRLVRNLISGAEI
- a CDS encoding S-layer homology domain-containing protein, producing the protein MHGKKYLTVLLTAFLMLAASGYAFAAGFTDVNGHWAESQINKWSGKGLAGGYADGTFKPNQQVSRAEFVALTNRAFGINKEEAAAGFGDVKADAWYCGDVAAAKKAGYIGGYTDGSFKPNTPITRQEVAGILVRLLDIETTTEGLSAFTDAAKISDWSRGNIGAVAQKGLMRGMPDNTFMPLKSITRAEAVASLDRALEYAPGGPKPVETQPVRETGLEGAVTYNGQAVKDAAVNIFEAGSYEVLKETKTDSEGNFKVKLEPGKYDITAVTDSEISYKSDVAVADQKLTRTDLDLTKAAVLKGKLMGDNDKPIKKTTMYFTTNPTFVAKTDASGAFELPVYPGKTYKVRAVDPDNEDEKPVVVENELKVEGAGSHNVDAIEASFAGEVVTVGGGAGSAGGNQEEPDLLVKSVTFVVDGRPVTVPGVNNVFTIDLTDYNDTDMFTELTIKATTNATEASISMMGFSEEIRLNQGTANVTVKDILGALDSGEPGVSLQSMREFLGDSPNMDIKIYSDDDAEEVTVNIKLPPEH
- a CDS encoding S-layer homology domain-containing protein, which codes for MVNRKNIISVLMALSLVFAVGGYAFAAGFSDTSGHWAEGQINKWAQNGLAGGYSDGTFKPNNQITRAEFVAMVNRAFGIDTKGFTADFSDVAAGQWYYGDIAAASASGYTGGYPDGTFKPKQSISRQEAASIMVRLLKLEPTTQGLDKFKDATRIPQWSRSSIGAIAKAGFMAGYPDGTFQPGKSITRAEAVASLDRARETAPPVEVEDAFLEGTVTRDDKAVAGATVRVFKADGYAVLKEAKTDSKGCYKFALAAGKYDITVVTDNSVAYQSDIVLAQDKSAAADLELVPAAVISGTLNDKSGSKVKKATMLFTTNPTFVITTGSDGSFTGAVLPDKKYAVRVYKPGKEDDEPVLVAEDVAVGAAGARDVGILKAPFSLTSAPGGGGGGGGISSPTIKSIDDIKATVALNGSYSLPDKVTAKMSNDTTEEFAVTWVPNTVSTDKAGVFTFEGTISGYNQKAKLILRVEAPLGDDVTVDNEVPLAFEDGVTVDFTNIPSISGGVTVTVTECDEDDYETPTTGQTFEVAGKVINVSLSSNLDLSDGVEITLPFEGTASDGLAIFYYNETTGDWECADSTVDEVNKVVRATVYHFSKWGVVKAARVEAPAASPQAGTVAKGTEVVLSTSTNGAVIYYTKDGKNPIAKKHGTLYEGPITVNANTTIKAIAVKNNMKNSHVKTFEYTVTEQNPRIDSITNGTIDQQNKKIILDKNPSNLSDSEIELYSPSGESILEIKLNGSLLGSWNFENGSNDIALGSSIAGVNISQTAAALLEVGLSHQDVLDAVNFSRMFEAIKNSSSKQAFYENVLQEIMDIANDDENLTNDARKEIYAALNIPAINNAADTATKQKIKDILQPAVNVYNSRVDDPSDTITVSDLVGSDCVDVLAAIDASTCKEDFYNAVNITGLYDAITSSANYSALIDAVNEKDVIEAISENAEKTTIMAMALVVYDYLDSLAPPAKAEILNAVNINQLMVALSDKTGDDLKVIVKDEANTSNQTVYTVNVEQ